Proteins co-encoded in one Amblyraja radiata isolate CabotCenter1 chromosome 24, sAmbRad1.1.pri, whole genome shotgun sequence genomic window:
- the LOC116986807 gene encoding peptidase inhibitor 16-like isoform X2, translated as MEATSLCLLILASLALIQPLLALSKADKNTLVDAHNRFRSEVPDATNMLRIKWDAHLEKIATKYSKKCAWKHNPNRGRVGENLYATNGALIPAKGVEDWYMEIYDYDYNTMVCTAGKMCGHYTQVVWANTEKVGCNVNFCDKLHGLDNKNLTILVCNYSPPGNVIGAKPFKKGASCSECPSGYKCVDKLCSTELPQSTTSGTQTSTTASVAGSASGETTSAGSQGEATPKPSGITPLCYNFVSTLVILVIAYFV; from the exons AGGCGACTTCTCTCTGTTTGCTCATCCTCGCCTCCCTGGCGCTCATTCAGCCCCTTCTCGCTCTCTCCAAAGCAGACAAGAATACCTTGGTCGATGCCCACAACAGGTTTCGCTCCGAGGTGCCCGATGCAACCAACATGCTGAGAATC AAATGGGATGCACACTTGGAGAAGATTGCCACAAAATATTCAAAGAAATGTGCGTGGAAACACAATCCAAACAGAGGAAGAGTTGGAGAGAACTTGTATGCAACGAATGGTGCCTTAATCCCAGCAAAGGGAGTTGAGGACTGGTATATGGAGATCTATGATTACGACTATAACACAATGGTCTGCACTGCAGGAAAGATGTGTGGACACTATACCCAG GTGGTATGGGCAAATACTGAAAAAGTGGGCTGCAATGTTAACTTCTGTGATAAGCTGCATGGTCTGGATAATAAAAATCTCACTATTCTGGTATGCAACTATTCACCTCC GGGTAATGTGATTGGTGCGAAACCGTTTAAGAAAGGTGCTTCCTGCAGTGAATGTCCATCTGGATATAAGTGTGTCGATAAACTTTGCA GCACTGAATTACCTCAATCCACCACCTCAG GTACCCAAACATCGACAACAGCCTCCGTAG CGGGCTCTGCCAGTGGAGAAACCACAAGTGCAG GATCTCAAGGAGAAGCCACCCCCAAGCCCAGTGGGATTACACCACTATGTTATAATTTTGTGTCGACTCTTGTGATATTAGTAATTGCGTATTTTGTATAA
- the LOC116986807 gene encoding peptidase inhibitor 16-like isoform X1 — MEATSLCLLILASLALIQPLLALSKADKNTLVDAHNRFRSEVPDATNMLRIKWDAHLEKIATKYSKKCAWKHNPNRGRVGENLYATNGALIPAKGVEDWYMEIYDYDYNTMVCTAGKMCGHYTQVVWANTEKVGCNVNFCDKLHGLDNKNLTILVCNYSPPGNVIGAKPFKKGASCSECPSGYKCVDKLCSTELPQSTTSGTQTSTTASVAGSASGETTSAAGSQGEATPKPSGITPLCYNFVSTLVILVIAYFV; from the exons AGGCGACTTCTCTCTGTTTGCTCATCCTCGCCTCCCTGGCGCTCATTCAGCCCCTTCTCGCTCTCTCCAAAGCAGACAAGAATACCTTGGTCGATGCCCACAACAGGTTTCGCTCCGAGGTGCCCGATGCAACCAACATGCTGAGAATC AAATGGGATGCACACTTGGAGAAGATTGCCACAAAATATTCAAAGAAATGTGCGTGGAAACACAATCCAAACAGAGGAAGAGTTGGAGAGAACTTGTATGCAACGAATGGTGCCTTAATCCCAGCAAAGGGAGTTGAGGACTGGTATATGGAGATCTATGATTACGACTATAACACAATGGTCTGCACTGCAGGAAAGATGTGTGGACACTATACCCAG GTGGTATGGGCAAATACTGAAAAAGTGGGCTGCAATGTTAACTTCTGTGATAAGCTGCATGGTCTGGATAATAAAAATCTCACTATTCTGGTATGCAACTATTCACCTCC GGGTAATGTGATTGGTGCGAAACCGTTTAAGAAAGGTGCTTCCTGCAGTGAATGTCCATCTGGATATAAGTGTGTCGATAAACTTTGCA GCACTGAATTACCTCAATCCACCACCTCAG GTACCCAAACATCGACAACAGCCTCCGTAG CGGGCTCTGCCAGTGGAGAAACCACAAGTGCAG CAGGATCTCAAGGAGAAGCCACCCCCAAGCCCAGTGGGATTACACCACTATGTTATAATTTTGTGTCGACTCTTGTGATATTAGTAATTGCGTATTTTGTATAA
- the LOC116986807 gene encoding peptidase inhibitor 16-like isoform X3, protein MEATSLCLLILASLALIQPLLALSKADKNTLVDAHNRFRSEVPDATNMLRIKWDAHLEKIATKYSKKCAWKHNPNRGRVGENLYATNGALIPAKGVEDWYMEIYDYDYNTMVCTAGKMCGHYTQVVWANTEKVGCNVNFCDKLHGLDNKNLTILVCNYSPPGNVIGAKPFKKGASCSECPSGYKCVDKLCTGSASGETTSAGSQGEATPKPSGITPLCYNFVSTLVILVIAYFV, encoded by the exons AGGCGACTTCTCTCTGTTTGCTCATCCTCGCCTCCCTGGCGCTCATTCAGCCCCTTCTCGCTCTCTCCAAAGCAGACAAGAATACCTTGGTCGATGCCCACAACAGGTTTCGCTCCGAGGTGCCCGATGCAACCAACATGCTGAGAATC AAATGGGATGCACACTTGGAGAAGATTGCCACAAAATATTCAAAGAAATGTGCGTGGAAACACAATCCAAACAGAGGAAGAGTTGGAGAGAACTTGTATGCAACGAATGGTGCCTTAATCCCAGCAAAGGGAGTTGAGGACTGGTATATGGAGATCTATGATTACGACTATAACACAATGGTCTGCACTGCAGGAAAGATGTGTGGACACTATACCCAG GTGGTATGGGCAAATACTGAAAAAGTGGGCTGCAATGTTAACTTCTGTGATAAGCTGCATGGTCTGGATAATAAAAATCTCACTATTCTGGTATGCAACTATTCACCTCC GGGTAATGTGATTGGTGCGAAACCGTTTAAGAAAGGTGCTTCCTGCAGTGAATGTCCATCTGGATATAAGTGTGTCGATAAACTTTGCA CGGGCTCTGCCAGTGGAGAAACCACAAGTGCAG GATCTCAAGGAGAAGCCACCCCCAAGCCCAGTGGGATTACACCACTATGTTATAATTTTGTGTCGACTCTTGTGATATTAGTAATTGCGTATTTTGTATAA